A single genomic interval of Desulfovibrio sp. harbors:
- a CDS encoding class II aldolase/adducin family protein, which produces MHKDFQSAQELMAPYVEEMRDICRDAWTQGLLSGCNGNASRRLPAPHESVACLTCTGAAKGRLAPQNCCLVEIESAAPLHGGPASTESGMHLAIYNAKPQCGAILHTHPRRLLALSLRLEKEGQGMEEFLRLPLFEANVWRARLGFAPALPPGTAKLADAVARASLDHPAVWMAGHGLCSTGATLAEALCLTEELEHLAAIQLLSMR; this is translated from the coding sequence ATGCACAAGGATTTTCAGTCAGCACAGGAGCTTATGGCCCCTTATGTGGAAGAAATGCGCGACATCTGCCGGGATGCGTGGACGCAGGGCCTGCTTTCGGGCTGTAACGGCAACGCCAGCCGCCGCCTGCCCGCCCCGCATGAGAGCGTCGCGTGCCTGACCTGCACAGGGGCTGCCAAGGGCCGCCTTGCCCCGCAGAACTGCTGCCTTGTGGAGATTGAGAGCGCGGCCCCGCTGCACGGCGGCCCGGCGTCGACGGAATCCGGCATGCACCTGGCCATTTACAACGCAAAACCGCAATGCGGAGCAATATTGCATACGCACCCGCGCCGCCTGCTGGCCCTGAGCCTGCGCCTTGAAAAGGAGGGCCAAGGGATGGAAGAATTTTTACGCCTCCCGCTTTTCGAGGCAAACGTGTGGCGCGCCCGCCTGGGCTTCGCCCCTGCCCTGCCGCCCGGAACTGCGAAACTGGCCGACGCCGTGGCCAGGGCAAGCCTTGATCATCCGGCTGTGTGGATGGCAGGGCACGGCCTGTGCAGCACGGGCGCGACCCTGGCCGAAGCGCTTTGCCTGACCGAAGAACTGGAACATCTGGCCGCCATCCAGCTTTTGAGCATGCGCTGA
- the mutY gene encoding A/G-specific adenine glycosylase encodes MPAKNKKASVTVSAGKSARQAASLLPGLEPACPPASQTASSPASSPALGTETIAHLPPDRHLPALKQALLDWFAVHQRDLPWRASYTPYEVWISEVMLQQTQMERGVSYFLRWMQRFPDIATLAAAHEEDVLRQWEGLGYYSRARHILAAARKIMTEHGGVFPSDLASIRALPGVGPYTAGAIASIAFGEKLPCVDANVERVISRIFDVDSPVKQDPAAGIIHRWALRLVPEGKSREHNQAMMELGALICRKKPRCELCPLACFCISRHLGIQDQRPVPGKRAVITPVRAVTGVLCIGKHIFVQKRPPSGVWGNLWEFPGGRVEPDESPEQAAVREFMEETGFAVRVAARYGVIRHGYTTYRLTLHCFGLELANSGANAQLAPQDDACPTPPQLTAATQYRWATPDELEGLAMPAAHRKLADSLFGPSGEASPLHTDLQKKQGRLF; translated from the coding sequence ATGCCCGCAAAAAACAAAAAAGCATCCGTCACCGTGTCCGCAGGCAAAAGCGCCCGACAGGCAGCCAGCCTTTTACCGGGCCTTGAGCCTGCCTGCCCGCCAGCCAGCCAGACAGCCAGTTCACCCGCCAGTTCGCCCGCATTGGGGACTGAAACAATCGCGCATCTGCCTCCGGACAGGCACCTGCCAGCCTTGAAGCAGGCGCTGCTCGACTGGTTTGCCGTCCATCAGCGTGACCTGCCGTGGCGCGCCAGCTATACGCCCTATGAAGTCTGGATTTCAGAAGTCATGCTGCAGCAGACGCAGATGGAACGCGGCGTCAGCTATTTTTTGCGCTGGATGCAGCGCTTCCCTGACATCGCCACTCTGGCCGCCGCCCATGAAGAGGACGTGCTCCGCCAGTGGGAAGGTCTTGGCTACTATTCACGCGCCCGCCACATTCTGGCTGCCGCCCGCAAAATCATGACGGAACACGGGGGCGTGTTTCCCTCCGACCTCGCGTCCATCCGCGCCCTGCCGGGTGTGGGGCCGTACACGGCCGGGGCCATTGCCAGCATAGCCTTTGGCGAAAAGCTGCCCTGCGTGGACGCCAATGTGGAGCGCGTCATCTCGCGCATTTTTGATGTGGACAGCCCCGTGAAGCAGGACCCGGCCGCGGGCATAATCCACCGCTGGGCCCTGCGCCTTGTGCCCGAAGGCAAATCACGCGAGCACAATCAGGCCATGATGGAACTGGGTGCCCTCATCTGCCGCAAAAAACCGCGCTGCGAGCTTTGCCCCCTGGCCTGCTTCTGTATCAGCCGCCATCTGGGCATACAGGATCAGCGGCCCGTGCCGGGCAAACGCGCCGTCATCACGCCGGTGCGCGCAGTCACGGGTGTGCTTTGCATAGGAAAACACATTTTTGTGCAAAAACGTCCGCCTTCCGGCGTATGGGGAAACCTGTGGGAATTCCCCGGCGGCAGGGTCGAGCCTGACGAAAGTCCGGAACAGGCCGCAGTGCGTGAATTTATGGAAGAAACGGGTTTTGCGGTGCGGGTGGCCGCCAGATATGGCGTCATACGCCACGGCTACACCACCTACCGGCTTACCCTGCACTGCTTTGGCCTTGAACTGGCCAACAGCGGCGCAAATGCGCAGCTAGCGCCGCAGGACGATGCCTGCCCCACGCCGCCGCAACTCACCGCCGCCACCCAATACCGCTGGGCAACCCCTGACGAACTGGAGGGCCTGGCCATGCCCGCAGCGCACCGCAAGCTTGCGGACAGCCTTTTTGGCCCGTCCGGCGAGGCGTCGCCCTTGCACACTGACCTTCAGAAAAAACAGGGACGGCTTTTCTGA
- a CDS encoding HlyD family type I secretion periplasmic adaptor subunit: protein MSALVNFWRRLFGLPSLQEEEHLPYMNKVDAALHRKGRVAAVFLSLGTAVLLCILVIWAAWASIDEVTRGHGQVVSASGTQVIQNLEGGILREVLVREGQIVEKDQPLARLDNLGAASQYTDALTKALENRVALARLEAEKNAVPPTFDAELLTSAPQVVADQEEMYHSRRERFLSEMAMLTSQHRQRLKDVDEHRGRKTQLEHNLALAEERRDLAKPLEARKLYPRVDFLDLEQRVVTLRGDLEAIAASLGKAEEAVREIERKLNLHKAEYESDINAEINKRRTELTSLQAMLSAGGDRVTRTELRSPVRGTVKRVIINTLGGVVRSGDPIMEIVPLGDTLLVEARIRPADIAFIHAEQRAMVKISAYDFSIYGGLEAVVEQISADTIEDKKSEFFYLVKLRTKKNEIVYRNEHLPIIPGMVAGVEIVSGKKTVLDYLLKPLLKAQQNAMRER, encoded by the coding sequence ATGAGCGCCCTGGTGAACTTTTGGAGGCGGCTTTTCGGCCTCCCCTCATTACAGGAAGAGGAGCACCTGCCCTACATGAACAAGGTAGATGCGGCCCTGCATCGCAAGGGCCGTGTGGCGGCCGTTTTTCTCTCTCTTGGCACTGCGGTGCTGCTGTGCATTCTTGTCATCTGGGCGGCCTGGGCCTCCATCGATGAAGTCACGCGCGGCCACGGGCAGGTGGTGTCCGCCAGCGGCACCCAGGTCATACAGAACCTTGAGGGCGGCATTCTGCGCGAAGTGCTGGTGCGCGAAGGGCAGATAGTTGAAAAAGACCAGCCGCTTGCGCGGCTGGACAACCTTGGCGCGGCCAGCCAGTACACTGACGCCCTGACCAAGGCTCTGGAAAACCGCGTGGCCCTCGCACGTCTTGAAGCGGAAAAAAATGCTGTTCCCCCGACATTTGACGCGGAACTGCTGACTTCGGCCCCGCAGGTCGTGGCCGACCAGGAAGAGATGTACCACAGCCGCCGTGAACGCTTTTTGTCAGAAATGGCCATGCTGACCTCGCAGCACCGGCAGCGCCTCAAGGATGTGGACGAGCACCGTGGCCGCAAGACCCAACTTGAGCACAACCTTGCCCTGGCCGAAGAGCGCCGCGATCTGGCCAAGCCGCTTGAAGCGCGCAAGCTTTATCCCAGGGTGGACTTCCTTGACCTGGAACAGCGCGTTGTGACCCTGCGCGGCGACCTGGAAGCCATTGCGGCATCATTGGGCAAAGCCGAGGAGGCCGTCCGTGAGATCGAGCGCAAGCTGAACCTGCACAAGGCCGAATACGAATCTGACATCAACGCCGAGATCAACAAACGGCGTACGGAACTGACATCGCTTCAGGCCATGCTTTCGGCCGGGGGCGACCGTGTTACCCGCACAGAACTGCGCTCCCCGGTACGGGGCACGGTTAAAAGGGTCATCATCAATACGCTTGGCGGAGTGGTGCGCTCTGGCGATCCCATCATGGAAATCGTGCCCCTGGGCGACACCCTGCTGGTCGAGGCGCGCATCCGTCCGGCCGACATCGCCTTCATTCACGCGGAGCAGCGGGCCATGGTCAAGATATCGGCCTATGATTTTTCTATCTATGGCGGTCTTGAGGCCGTGGTGGAGCAGATCAGCGCAGACACCATTGAAGACAAAAAGAGCGAGTTTTTCTACCTCGTCAAGCTGCGCACCAAGAAGAATGAAATTGTCTACCGCAATGAACACCTGCCCATCATTCCGGGCATGGTGGCCGGAGTAGAGATCGTTTCCGGCAAAAAAACCGTACTGGACTACCTGCTCAAACCCCTGCTCAAGGCACAACAAAACGCCATGAGAGAACGATAG
- a CDS encoding DUF4198 domain-containing protein — MNLLQQLGHKAKPILGGLALTALLGASLPATAHEFILKPDTATPAAGQKTRVQAQASHVFMISEEAEKPESVNLQLVQKGKSTPVTLTEDASLAALVGDILLTDAAPALLVGHRLPQIWSETTEGVLEGNRAQLEAQGKKVRSVGKYEKFAKSLLNPAANDALYKTPQNQMLEILLLDNPATVKPGGVMNVQVLLRGKPLPGAAVGLTHDGFSKEEDAYKVTATTDAQGKAALAVDAPALWMVRTATVEKTPGTDADAHHLRATYVFPVQ, encoded by the coding sequence ATGAACCTTTTGCAGCAGCTTGGCCATAAGGCAAAACCCATCCTCGGCGGTCTGGCCCTTACGGCTCTGCTGGGCGCATCCCTGCCCGCAACGGCGCACGAATTCATCCTCAAGCCCGACACGGCCACCCCGGCCGCCGGACAGAAGACCCGCGTGCAGGCCCAGGCTTCGCATGTATTCATGATCAGCGAAGAAGCGGAAAAGCCCGAAAGCGTGAACCTGCAACTGGTGCAAAAGGGCAAGTCCACTCCCGTGACCCTGACCGAAGACGCTTCGCTTGCCGCCCTTGTGGGCGACATTCTGCTGACGGACGCGGCCCCGGCCCTGCTGGTAGGCCACCGCCTGCCCCAGATATGGAGCGAAACCACGGAAGGCGTGCTTGAGGGCAACCGCGCCCAGCTTGAGGCGCAAGGCAAGAAAGTCCGCTCTGTGGGCAAGTATGAAAAGTTCGCCAAAAGCCTGCTCAACCCTGCCGCCAATGACGCGCTGTACAAAACCCCGCAAAACCAGATGCTGGAAATCCTCCTGCTGGACAATCCCGCAACCGTCAAGCCGGGCGGCGTTATGAACGTACAGGTGCTGCTGCGCGGCAAACCCCTGCCGGGCGCTGCCGTGGGCCTGACCCACGACGGTTTCAGCAAGGAAGAAGACGCCTACAAGGTTACGGCCACCACCGACGCCCAGGGCAAAGCCGCCCTTGCCGTGGACGCGCCAGCGCTCTGGATGGTTCGCACCGCCACCGTTGAAAAAACGCCGGGCACGGACGCCGACGCCCACCACCTGCGGGCCACCTACGTTTTCCCGGTGCAATAA
- a CDS encoding peptidylprolyl isomerase, which yields MADNPTVLLETTSGDILIELFTDKAPKTVANFLQYVDEGFYTNTIFHRVIPGFMIQGGGLGARMDEKSTREPVANEADNGVKNERGTIAMARTRDPHSATAQFFINLVDNSFLDHSSPTLDGWGYCAFGRVTEGMDVVDKIAKVKTKSMGMHENVPVDMVLITNASRFE from the coding sequence ATGGCTGACAATCCCACGGTTTTGCTGGAAACCACGTCCGGCGACATTTTGATCGAGCTCTTCACCGACAAGGCCCCGAAAACCGTTGCCAACTTTTTGCAATATGTGGATGAAGGGTTTTACACCAACACCATCTTCCACCGCGTTATTCCCGGTTTCATGATTCAGGGCGGCGGCCTTGGCGCGCGCATGGACGAAAAGTCCACCCGCGAACCCGTGGCCAATGAAGCCGACAACGGCGTGAAGAACGAGCGCGGCACCATCGCCATGGCCCGCACCCGCGACCCGCACAGCGCCACGGCCCAGTTTTTTATCAACCTGGTGGACAACAGCTTCCTCGATCACAGCTCCCCCACCCTTGACGGCTGGGGCTATTGCGCCTTTGGCCGCGTGACCGAGGGCATGGATGTGGTTGACAAGATCGCCAAGGTTAAGACCAAGAGCATGGGCATGCACGAAAACGTGCCTGTGGACATGGTGCTTATCACCAACGCCAGCCGTTTCGAATAA
- the thiL gene encoding thiamine-phosphate kinase: MVAPPMSDGTAAPLSEDRILACLAGYFPQTHPSLLLGRGDDCAVLKAERPLCVSSDLFLEDIHFRRSYFTPEDTGYKALAVNVSDLAGCGARPLGFTLCLGLPAWVDMEWLNRFFSGMAEVAGQHRMALAGGDLSRSKSLHISITVWGETADPGHFLVRGGSMPGDVLFVVGPLGLARVGLAQLETQGRQALEAWPAACAAHLRPAPQVDAGLMLARAGYNARPPALMDLSDGIMRDLPRLLGLTGELSVVCPEKCTGLGAEIVLPQGRLHPEILRYAAATGKNPVHEALLGGEDYALLGTCAPDMLPPLHAAIPGLYSIGVVTSGGGIVCNNAPLDNLGGGFDHFEA; this comes from the coding sequence ATGGTTGCGCCCCCAATGTCCGACGGCACAGCCGCGCCACTGTCGGAAGACCGTATACTGGCCTGCCTGGCCGGATATTTTCCCCAGACCCATCCTTCATTGCTGCTGGGCCGGGGCGACGACTGCGCCGTGCTCAAGGCCGAACGCCCCCTTTGCGTGAGCAGCGACCTTTTTTTGGAAGACATCCATTTTCGCCGTTCCTATTTTACGCCCGAAGACACGGGCTACAAGGCCCTTGCCGTCAATGTCAGCGATCTGGCGGGCTGCGGGGCGCGGCCCCTTGGCTTCACTCTCTGCCTGGGCCTGCCCGCATGGGTGGATATGGAGTGGCTCAACAGATTCTTCAGCGGCATGGCCGAAGTGGCCGGTCAGCACCGTATGGCGCTGGCCGGAGGCGACCTTTCGCGCAGCAAGAGCCTGCACATTTCCATCACCGTCTGGGGCGAGACGGCAGACCCCGGCCATTTTCTGGTGCGGGGCGGCAGCATGCCCGGAGACGTGCTTTTTGTGGTCGGCCCCCTGGGCCTTGCACGCGTGGGGCTTGCCCAACTGGAAACGCAGGGGCGTCAGGCCCTTGAAGCCTGGCCCGCCGCCTGCGCGGCCCATCTGCGGCCCGCACCGCAAGTGGACGCTGGCCTGATGCTGGCGCGCGCGGGTTACAACGCGCGGCCCCCCGCCCTCATGGATCTTTCGGACGGCATCATGCGCGACCTGCCGCGCCTGCTGGGCCTCACAGGTGAACTCAGCGTGGTCTGCCCGGAAAAATGCACGGGCCTCGGCGCGGAAATTGTGCTGCCACAAGGCCGCCTGCACCCCGAAATACTGCGCTACGCTGCGGCCACGGGCAAAAACCCGGTGCATGAAGCCCTGCTCGGCGGTGAGGACTACGCCCTGCTCGGCACCTGCGCGCCCGACATGCTGCCGCCCCTGCACGCGGCCATCCCCGGCCTGTACAGCATTGGCGTGGTCACATCCGGGGGTGGCATTGTGTGCAACAACGCGCCTCTGGACAACCTTGGCGGCGGATTTGACCACTTTGAGGCCTGA
- a CDS encoding type I secretion system permease/ATPase: MRQELDFAPDMDLKAVSDSIPESADHTPSFAHSLRTLLRLLGKPVSLPLLLSGIRGGPSSDSPSACLRSAKRYGLDARIVRRKNLNSISPLVLPCILLLKNDQSCVLLKQDAGADTAEVIFPEQGEHAKSINRQELESQYTGYAVFGSLTGKLDARARVPLPVTRRWFWDVIGHYMPLYKHVIIATVIINLLGVAGSLFAMNVYDRVVPNQAEETLWVLASGVLLAYMVDFILRNVRGYFVDLAGRNADVVLSSKLMEKVLNLRMDAKPDSTGALVNNLSGFESLRDFFSSGSLVVLADLPFLVIFLGLIFLIGGPIVSVPLAAVPLMVGLGLLLQMGARRHAASNYLLNMQKHALLVEIVHGLETVKTSRAESRLLNLWEQVCDASAETSRMARRYATLTLSVSSGLSQLVSVGVIVWGVYRIMDNSMTMGGLIACNILAGRAMAPLMQLAGMISRLHQSRMALAALNTIMELPTEDPAETDKTDFGLLQPAFTFEHVGFSYPGAKHNSLSDVSFTIRPHEKVAIIGRMGSGKSTIGRLMTGLYTPQDGAVRFGGVDLRQMDAVNLRGRIGYLPQDVTLFYGSIRDNIALDDPGIEDQRVLRAAYQAGATDFIRALPGGLGAPVGEQGFAISGGQRQSVALARALLHDPEVLILDEPTSNMDKATESLLRTRLAKLAENKTLVLITHRASLLALVNRLIIIDNGRVVADGPRDEVLEAINSQTLQKRQAADPAPGQRQNEQQNENMPAGLSANEAANEAAATTAKLAPAQTLARAGGAPESGMRGAA; encoded by the coding sequence ATGAGGCAAGAGCTAGATTTTGCGCCTGATATGGACCTCAAGGCCGTGTCAGACAGCATACCCGAAAGCGCGGACCACACGCCGTCCTTCGCCCACTCGTTGCGCACGCTGCTGCGCCTTCTGGGCAAGCCGGTATCTCTCCCTCTGTTGCTCAGCGGCATACGCGGCGGCCCAAGTTCAGATTCTCCCTCGGCCTGCCTGCGTTCGGCCAAACGCTACGGACTCGACGCGCGCATAGTGCGCCGCAAAAATCTCAACAGTATCTCCCCCCTTGTGCTCCCCTGCATTCTGCTGCTCAAAAACGATCAGAGCTGCGTTCTGCTCAAGCAGGATGCCGGGGCAGACACGGCTGAAGTCATCTTTCCCGAACAAGGCGAACACGCAAAGAGCATAAACCGTCAGGAACTGGAGTCCCAGTACACTGGCTACGCTGTTTTCGGCAGTCTCACGGGCAAGCTGGACGCCCGCGCCCGCGTTCCCCTGCCCGTCACCAGGCGCTGGTTCTGGGACGTCATCGGCCACTACATGCCGCTGTACAAGCATGTGATCATCGCTACCGTCATCATCAATCTTCTGGGCGTGGCTGGCTCGCTCTTCGCCATGAACGTCTATGACCGCGTTGTGCCCAACCAGGCCGAGGAAACCCTGTGGGTGCTGGCCTCTGGAGTGCTGCTGGCCTATATGGTCGACTTTATCCTGCGCAATGTGCGCGGCTATTTTGTGGATCTGGCCGGGCGCAACGCCGATGTGGTGCTGTCCAGCAAGCTTATGGAAAAGGTGCTTAATCTGCGCATGGACGCAAAGCCCGATTCCACGGGCGCGCTTGTAAATAACCTCAGTGGATTCGAATCGTTACGGGATTTTTTCAGTTCCGGCAGTCTGGTTGTTCTGGCCGACCTGCCTTTTCTTGTCATCTTTCTCGGCCTCATATTTCTTATCGGCGGCCCCATTGTGAGCGTGCCCCTGGCGGCCGTGCCCCTTATGGTGGGCCTGGGCCTTTTGCTGCAAATGGGCGCGCGGCGTCATGCCGCCTCCAACTACCTGCTGAACATGCAAAAACACGCCCTGCTGGTTGAAATCGTGCACGGGCTTGAAACCGTCAAAACCAGCCGGGCCGAAAGCCGCCTGCTCAACCTGTGGGAACAGGTCTGTGATGCCTCGGCAGAGACCTCGCGCATGGCCCGCCGCTACGCCACCCTGACCCTCAGCGTGTCCAGCGGGCTCAGCCAGCTTGTGTCCGTGGGGGTCATCGTCTGGGGCGTATACCGCATCATGGACAACTCGATGACCATGGGCGGCCTCATTGCCTGCAACATTCTGGCGGGCCGGGCCATGGCTCCGCTCATGCAGCTGGCGGGCATGATCTCGCGCCTGCACCAGTCACGCATGGCCCTCGCCGCGCTGAACACCATCATGGAACTGCCCACCGAGGACCCGGCCGAGACCGACAAGACGGACTTTGGCCTGCTGCAGCCCGCCTTCACGTTTGAACACGTGGGTTTCAGTTATCCGGGGGCAAAGCACAATTCGCTGTCCGACGTGAGCTTTACCATACGGCCCCACGAAAAGGTGGCCATCATCGGCCGCATGGGATCGGGCAAATCCACCATCGGCAGACTCATGACCGGGCTCTACACACCCCAGGACGGGGCCGTGCGCTTTGGCGGCGTTGACCTGCGGCAGATGGATGCCGTCAACCTGCGAGGGCGCATAGGCTACCTGCCCCAGGACGTAACCCTTTTCTACGGCTCCATACGCGACAACATCGCGCTGGACGATCCCGGCATCGAGGATCAGCGGGTGCTGCGGGCCGCGTATCAGGCCGGAGCCACGGACTTTATCCGCGCGCTGCCCGGCGGCCTGGGCGCGCCCGTGGGCGAGCAGGGCTTTGCCATTTCCGGCGGGCAGCGGCAGTCCGTTGCCCTGGCCCGCGCCCTTTTGCACGACCCCGAAGTGCTCATCCTCGACGAGCCCACAAGCAATATGGACAAGGCCACAGAAAGCCTGCTGCGCACCCGCCTTGCCAAACTGGCCGAAAACAAGACCCTTGTTCTCATCACGCACAGGGCCAGCCTGCTGGCTCTCGTGAACCGGCTCATCATTATCGACAACGGGCGCGTGGTGGCCGACGGCCCCCGCGACGAAGTGCTTGAAGCCATCAACAGCCAGACCTTGCAAAAGCGCCAGGCTGCCGACCCGGCGCCGGGCCAACGGCAAAACGAACAGCAAAACGAAAATATGCCCGCTGGCCTGAGCGCGAACGAGGCCGCCAACGAAGCGGCGGCAACCACAGCCAAACTCGCGCCAGCGCAGACTCTCGCACGTGCTGGAGGCGCGCCCGAAAGCGGCATGAGAGGAGCAGCATGA
- a CDS encoding YceI family protein → MTTWKNDPAHSRLGFVVRHLTITEITGRFAEFTVTAEIGKDDLSDAKFSMAAQTASVDTDVAARDEHLRSGDFFEAAVHPVMTFESSKVRLEGAGEGKISGLLTIRGVAKEVTFNFRSSEVVTNPMTKKPTRSFKVWGDIKRKDFGVGVNEPAAMVGEIVHVSADAECSPE, encoded by the coding sequence ATGACCACATGGAAGAATGATCCGGCCCATTCCCGCCTTGGCTTTGTAGTCAGGCATCTCACCATAACCGAAATAACCGGCAGGTTTGCCGAGTTCACGGTCACTGCCGAGATCGGCAAGGACGACCTCTCCGACGCAAAGTTCAGCATGGCCGCCCAGACAGCCAGCGTTGATACAGACGTGGCTGCGCGCGACGAACATCTGCGCAGCGGTGATTTCTTTGAAGCGGCGGTACACCCCGTCATGACCTTTGAGAGCAGCAAGGTGCGGCTTGAGGGCGCGGGCGAAGGCAAGATCAGCGGCCTTTTGACCATACGCGGCGTGGCAAAGGAAGTGACCTTCAACTTCCGCAGCAGCGAGGTGGTGACCAATCCCATGACGAAAAAGCCCACACGTTCCTTCAAGGTGTGGGGCGACATAAAAAGAAAGGATTTTGGCGTGGGCGTGAACGAGCCCGCCGCCATGGTGGGCGAGATAGTACACGTCTCCGCCGATGCGGAGTGCTCGCCCGAGTAG
- a CDS encoding DinB family protein, whose translation MSRDIINAVQAPYRHSWSLLTQFIDVCPEKIWNETRGGWPVWQQIAHALAVLNFFTLGENDAPASAPCDMATLMLKVQGSCAIGKDAMREYAETVRVGVDAWLDGLSDKDLTRIHTVLSKKIGRDVAYGAAVAMLASHTCYHIGSCDAALRDNGLPGVF comes from the coding sequence ATGTCACGAGACATTATCAATGCCGTTCAGGCCCCGTACCGCCATTCCTGGAGCCTTCTGACCCAGTTCATCGACGTCTGCCCCGAAAAGATATGGAATGAAACACGCGGCGGCTGGCCCGTGTGGCAGCAGATCGCCCATGCCCTTGCCGTACTGAATTTTTTCACCCTTGGTGAAAACGACGCGCCCGCGTCCGCCCCCTGCGACATGGCCACCCTCATGCTCAAGGTTCAGGGTTCCTGCGCCATCGGCAAGGACGCCATGCGGGAGTATGCCGAAACCGTGCGTGTCGGCGTGGACGCCTGGCTGGACGGCCTTTCGGACAAGGACCTCACCCGTATCCACACTGTGCTGAGCAAAAAGATCGGGCGCGACGTGGCCTATGGCGCGGCGGTGGCCATGCTGGCCAGCCATACCTGCTACCACATCGGCTCCTGTGACGCCGCGCTGCGGGATAATGGTCTGCCCGGCGTATTTTAG